ATCGCCATGATCAGCATGCCGTAGAGACCGGAACCGGTACCACCAGGCGCGATCTCGCCCAGCTGCATACCCAGCATCGTGATGCCGCCACCGAACCCGGTGAACGAGGAGTGGAAGGAGTCCACCGCACCCGTCGAGGTAAGGGTGGTCGCCACCGCGAAGATCGACGAGCCGCCGACCCCGAAGCGGTTCTCCTTGCCCTCCATCGCGCCGCCCGCGATGTCGAACGCCGGGGCGCCGTGGTGGAACTCGGTCCACATCATCAGGGCCGTGAACCCGATCCAGATCGTGACCATGGTCGCGAGGATCGCGTAGCCCTGCTTCAGGGAGCCGACCATGCGGCCGAAGGTGCGCGTGAGAGCGAACGGGATGAGCAGGATCAGGAAGATCTCGAAGAGGTTCGTGAAACCGTTGGGGTTCTCGAAGGGGTGGGCACTGTTGGCGTTGAAGTAACCGCCGCCGTTCGTGCCCAGCTCCTTGATCGCCTCCTGCGAGGCGACCGCGCCACCGTTCCACTGCTGCGAGCCGCCCATGAACTGGCCGACCGCGTGGATTCCGGAGAAGTTCTGGATCGCGCCGCACCCCACGAGGACGATCGCACCGACCACCGAGATCGGGATCAGGATGCGGACCGTGCCGCGCACCAGGTCCGACCAGAAGTTGCCGAGCTCACCGGTGCGGGAGCGGGCGAAGCCCCGGACGAGGGCGACCGCCACCGCGATACCGACGGACGCGGAGACGAAGTTCTGCACGGCCAGACCCGCGGTCTGCACGACGTGGCCCATGGCCTGCTCGCCGTAGTACGACTGCCAGTTGGTGTTCGACACGAACGACGCGGCCGTGTTGAACGCCTGGTCCGGGTCGATCGCCGAGAAACCGAGGGAGCCCGGCAGGCTGCCCTGGAAGCGCTGCAGCAGATACAGGAACAGCACGCTCATGGCCGAGAAGGCCAGCACACCGCGGAGGTACGCCATCCAGCGCATCTCGGTGTTCGGATTGGCGCCGATGCCCTTGTAGATCCACTTCTCGACGCGCAGGTGCTTGTCGGAGGAGTAGACCCTGGCCATGTAGTCACCCAGGGGGCGGTAGGCCAGGCCGAGCGCCACTATCAGCGCGAGGAGCTGGAGTACACCAGCGAGTACGGGGCTCATATCGGTGCTCAGAACCTCTCCGGGTAGATGAGGGCGAGGACCAGATAGCCGAGGAGGGCGACGGCCACGATCAGGCCGACGATGTTTTCGGCAGTCACAGCTTCGTCACCCCCTTGGCGACGAGAGCCACCAGCGCGAACACCGCGATCGTGGTGACGACGAAGGCCAGGTCGGCCATCGCGAGCTCCTAGATGAGGTTCGGATTGAACGGACGATTAGAGGTAACCGCCTCCCTGGCCGAATTCGAGCGCCGTTGACGCCTCCCTTACGGAGGCGCGTACGCCTTTGACGGAACTCTTACGCCGGCTCATCCATCGGCAGGAACCACCACCCCCCATCCGCCTGAATACGCCGATGGCCCGCGCCGACGAGGGGCGGGCCATCGAGGGTGAAGGGCGTCAGGAACGCGGCGATCACCTGCCGGTACGAAGCGACGAGCACCGCGAGCAGTCCGCCGACGGCGAGCGTGACCGGCAGGGTGAAGCCGAGGCCGTGTGCCCCCTCCCCCCGCGGCGGCCGGCACCAAGACGATCGCCCCCGGGCCGTACGCCACTGACGTCATCGCGTCGAGAGACAGGGCGGCCAGGCCGGTGCGGGCAGTGAGCCGATGGCGCTCGCCAGTATCCGGGGGTTCCTCGCCGTCAGGGGCGGCGCCGGGCTCGGCGGTCAGGACAGACATGGGGCACGTGCTCCTACACGTCACGAAAGGCCCACGTACACGGGGAGGCGATATGCCGGTGCACCCAAGTTCTGTCCTCTCACCGCCGTCTCCGACCTCTCCTTGCGGCATCTTCGCGCCGAAGCCCCCGACCTTGACGTGAGCCTCATGAGCACGTGACACGTACGACTCCACGGGAGTGAGCCCTTCCCCACGGCCGCACCCTGACTGGGACGTCAAGGTCGGGCAGCGCGTCCATCAGAGCCCCGTCAAGGTGCGGGGAACGTGCTCCCCGGGGCTTTACCGTCGGCTCCATGGGACGCCCCGACGACGCACGACAAGACGCGGTCCACAGCCACGCGAAGCCCCCCGCAGCAGTGACGCACGACAGCCGCTGGGCAGGGGATCTGCGCAGTGCGATTCAGTGCTCGGCAGTAATCCTCGGCCTCATGCTGATGATCGACTGGGGGGCCGGCAGCTTCACGGCCCTGCGCATCACACTGTGGGTCGCCCTCGCGGCGCTGCTGTTCATGATCCTCTACCCCGCCCGGGTCACCGCGGGCCAAGGCTGGCTGGCCTCACGCGGACTCCTGCGCGAGCGGCGGGTACGCACCGACATGTTGGTGTCGGTGCGTTGCCTGGGAGGCGTCTCCCAGCGGCTCCGCCTGCGGGACACGTCGGGCCGACGGCTCGAGATCAACCCCCAGATCCTCGTGAACAACCCCGAGCTGTGGCACCGCTTCTCCAAGGACGCCCAGGAGTCTGCCGCCCGCGGACACCTGACATGCGGGGCAACCGCACTGCTCCGGATCTCGGCACGGATCGACCGCGAGACGGCCCTGACCGTGTTCAAAGCCTCCGGCCTGGACTGAGCCCTTCGCGCCCATCGGCCGACGTCGCGTCGCACCGGCCTCACTCACACGACCGTCAGCGAAATCGATGGGTCGTCACACCCGCCTGTCCGCCGGATGCGGCTGCACCCCGGTCATGAGGATGTCCAGGCCACGCCGCGTCGTCGCCAGCACCACGCGGTCGCCCGCACGCAGGACCTTCCCCTGCGAGGGGCGCCAGTCGAACCCGGGCTGGCGGAACCGGATCCCGGCGAGGGTGTCCATCGACGACTGAGCGGGTCTGTCCGCGGCAGATCCCACGGCCAGGACCCGCCACTCGTGCTCCCGGAACGCCTCGTGGACCGAGCGTCCCTCGAGCTCGGGATGCCCCGCCACATCCACCACCGTGAACAACAGCGAGCCCCGCTCGACCGGCATCACCCCCAGCACATGGCGGCCCATCATCGCGGCGGCGAAGGACGGTGCGGCGAGCGCCGAGACACTGCGGCTGCGGGTCGGGGCCTGAGGGTAGGAGGCGCGCAGGGTGCGCTGGACCGTGGCCGCGAAGTCGTCGTCGTACAGCCTCATCACCACGCGCACACCCGGGGTGGTCTCACGTGCGGCCATCACGATGTCGAGATTCTCGCCGTCGTCCCGGGTGAGAACCAGCAGCGACCTGCTGTGCCGGATGCGCGCGCGGTCGAGTACACCCGGCGTTCCGGCGTCCTCAAGGACCAGCGGAACGTCGAGTTCACGGGCGAGGGCGACGCCGCGCGCGTGCGGATTCCGCTCGACGGCAACAACCCTGTGGTCCGTGGTGCGCAGCTGCGCCAGCACACGGGTACCGATCTTCCCGAGACCGACCACGACGATGTGGTCGGTGAGGTCGTCGGAGGGCGCAAGGCCCACGGAGGCGCTGCGGAACGCCTCGGTGGCGTTCATGGTCGCGGCCACGACGAGGGGCAGGACGGCGAGCCCGACGAAGCCCGCGACCAGTTGCAGCACCCGGCGGGCCACCGCCTCGTCGGTGGCAGGGTCGCCCATGGTGAAGATGTCCAGCAGGGGGAGGTAGACGTTCTTCCACCAAGGGTGCTCGTGCCCGAACAACGCGGTGGCGACCGCGAGCGCGACGACGATCGCCGCCAGCACACCGAAGACGGCGATGACCTCGCGGGAGAGGAAGACCCGCCACGGCAGATGCGCGAGCCGCGCCCTCAGCCAGCCGCCGACGGGTCCGCCCCGCTCCCCGGCGGCCGGCTCGGAGGCGTGGTGGTGGGTGACCTCCTCGAGCATCAGCCGGCCGTGCGTGAACTGCCGGTGGTAGGCGGTGCGGGTGTCGGGCAGCAGCTGGGTGCCGTCCTCGCCCGGTGTCTCGGGGCTGTCGTCGCTCGCCGGATCGTCCTGGTGGGCTCCGGAGAGCACCGCGAGTGTGGCCAGATCGGTCGACCGGGGTGGCGATCCGGCGGGCCGCACGACTCCGCGGAAGACCTTGCCCTCGACCTGGAGGGTGTGGCCGTGGCCGACCGCGGCGGCGGCCACGAGCTCGGGCACGGCCGTGTCGGCGTCGGACAGAACCGTGGTCGACATGTCAGGCCGGGGATCGTCGTCGCCTCCGCCCATGACCTCGGCGGCTGCACGGTCCAGGAGGCGCTCGAGGTGGCGTCCGCGCTCGCGGTTGAACATGCGGATGACGAGGCGGATGGACGGGTTGAGGCCCCGGGCCAGCAGCGCCGCGGTCATGTTGATCTGGTCGTCGGCGTAGGTCAGCGCGAGGGCTGCGGCCCGCTGCACGCCCGCTGCACGCAGGATCTTTTCGTCGGGGTGTGCCGCCACCAGGAGCTCGATGGGCGAGTGCGGGTCGCGGTGCAGCGCGGCGATCTCTGCGCCGTGAGCGTCGCGTCGTGAGGGCAGCACGACGGTGACGGCCTCGCCGCACACGGCGTCCAGTTCGACGGCGAGCCGGTGCGCGAGCCCGTCGTCGCCACAGATCACCATGTGCTGGGAGCGGTGGCCAAGTTCCGTGCGGAGATGGAGAGTTGACGTCACATCAGTCAAGAACGGCAGGGCGGAGGGGTCCGGTTCCGGATCACCGGGAGTCCAGCGTCAAGGTTCCGTATGCGTACGTCCGCACTGCGGGGCGCACCAGGCGTCCCGCAGGCCGGCCGCCCGGCCCCTGGCCGGGTGTCAGCCGTCCTTCAGCGGGCCCGCCGTGTCGAGGGCCGCGCCGGTCTGGTCGGCGAGGGTCACCGCCACGAGGCGAGCCTGGAGCGGCGGGACAGGACCCGGGCCAGGAGTGAGCATGAACCGGCCAAGGTAGTGGCCGTTGCCGTACGTGCGCAGTTCCGTCTCGCCCTCCGGCCAGCCGCTGCTGTCGACGTCCCAGCGCTTGCGGCCGACCACGACACTGCCGTCCGGCTGCAGGCGGGGCGGCTGTCCCATGAGGGTGCCGTATTCGAAGCGGCAGGCGCGCAGGCCGAGCAGTTCGGTGATCTGGTGGCGGACGTGGTCGACCACCGAGTCCGAGGACTTCGCGGACTGAGCGAGGTCGGCCGTCTCATGGATACGGGCGAGGTAACCCGCATCCGTCACCGTGATGACTTCGAGGCGGCGGGCGTGTGCCGCGAGCTGGGACACGATCAGGCCGACGACCAGAAGGAGGACCGCCGTCTCGATGTCGTCGGATGCGTTGATGTCGAAGGTCCGGTACGGCCGGGTGAGGAAGAAGTCGAACCAGGCGGCCGCCGACAGCGCCGCGAGCGCGCCTGCCGCACGGCTGCCGATGGCGGCGATCGCGACGACCACCACGACCAGGATCAGCGCGGCGTTCGTCTGTGACAGGTCGGTACGGAAGGGCACGAGCGCGAGCGCCACCAGGAACGGTCCCGCGAGGCCCGCGAGCAGTGCGAGCCGGTCGCGGAGCCGGTAGCCCGTCATCATGCCGTCACCTCTCGCGTTCGTTGCGGCGAGTGCGGGCCTGGGCCCTCGTACGCCGATGTCAGAGCTCATCGAGATCCTCCGTGGATACTCCGCCCTTCAGGGGGAGAGGAAACGGACTCCTGCGGAGCAGGGCAGCGAGCGGGTATTCGCCCTGTGGGCGGATACCCGTCCCACGCACTGTCCGCGACTTGTATGCTCGGCCTTGCCCGGCTGGCGATAACCAAGCTGGCCGGGTCTACCGCCGGGCTGGCGGGATGTCAGGTCTGTGGAGCTGGCGTAAGACTGCTGGGCGTACCAACGTCCCTTGCCGTTCATTCGGGGCAGCGGCTGTCGATGAAGCAGAAAGTTCACTCCGCGAGGAATGAATCCCCCTGCTTCAGCTGGGGGAGATGTCAAGTGCTCCTCCTACGCTCTGCTGCTGCGTACCGCTGGGGTGCTCCGCCCGCTCGGCGAAGGGCAGGGACAGCACCATGGTCAGGCCCCCGCCGGGAGTGTCCTCCGGGACGAGGGTGCCGTCCATCGCCTCTGCCAGACCTCTGGACAGGGCAAGACCCAGGCCGAGTCCGGTGGCGTTGTCGGTGTCGCCGAGACGCTGGAAGGGTTCGAAGAGGCGGTCGCGGTCGGTCGGCGGGAGGCCGGGGCCCCGGTCGACGACTCGCAGTTCGACGCGTCCCGCGTGGGAGCTGGCGGTCAGCAGCACCATGCGCCCCGCGGGACTGTGGCGGGCTGCGTTGCCGGCGAGGTTGGCGACCACCCGCTCCAGCAACGGCGGGTCGGCCAGCACGGCCGGAACCTCGTCCAGGTCCCCCACCTCGACCTCTGGAGTGTCTGCCAGCGCCGCCGGGAGGACCTCGTCCAGCGTGGTGGGGCGCAGGTTCAACGTGAGCGCCCCGGCCTGCAGACGGCTGAGGTCGAGGAGGTTCTCGATCAGCCGGTTCAGCTTGGCCATCGATTCGTCCGCGGTGGCGAGGAGTTCGTCCCGGTCCGCGTCGGAGAACTCCACATCCTTGCTGCGTAGCGAGGAGACGGCGGCCCATCCGGCGGCGAGCGGGGTGCGCAGGTCGTGGCCGACCGCCCGCAGCAGCGCTGTACGCATCCGGTCGGCGGCCTTGACCGGCTCTACCTCGGCGGCGACCTCGGCGAGCCGCGCCCGTTCGACTGCGGCGCCCACGTGTGCCGCGAAGGCGGCCAGCACGCGTCGCTCGGAGGACGGGAGTGGGCGGCCGCGCAACACCAGGAAGGCTCCGGGACCGGCGGGTACGACAGTTGCGCCGTCTTCCCCGGGCGGCTCGTCCACCAGTTCTGCCGAGTCCATGCCGAAGGTCTCACGGGTGCGCTCGACCAGCGCGGGGATGGTCGCACCGCCGCGCACGATGGTGCCCGCGAGGGACGACATGGTCTCCGCCTCCGCGGTGGCGCGCGCCGAGCGCCGCGACAGACGCAGGGAGCGGTCGACGACAGCCGCCACTATGGCGGCCACCACGACGAAGACCCCGAGCGCCAGCAACGCATTCGTATCGTTCAACGTGAAGTGCCCTCTGGGCGGGATGAACCAGTAGTTGAGCAGCAGGGACGCCGTCACCGACGCGATCACCGCCGACACGACCCCACCTATGCAGGCCACCCCCACCACAGCGAGCAGGAAGAGCAGAGCCTCGCTGGTGAGGTTGAGTCTGTCCCTGGCCACGTCGAGATCCAGCAGGAAGGTCAGCGCCACCGGCAGCAGCAGACCGGCGACCGGGCCAGCGATCCTGCGGACGGTCGACAGAGTGCGGCGGCGGGAGGGCAGCAGCGTGCCACGCCCGGCGCGTTCGTGCGTGACCATGTGGACGTCGATGTCGCTGGAGAACTTGACCACCGTCTCGCCGGTGCCGCGGCCGGTGACGAACCGCTCCAGGCGGCCACGGCGGCTGGTACCCAGCACGAGCTGGGTGGCGTTCTCGGCGCGCGCGAATTCGACCAGGGCGGTGGCGACGTCGTCGCCGACCACGGAGTGGTAGCTGCCGCCGAGGTCCTCGACGAGCCGCCGCTGCCGGGCCAGGGAGGCGTGCGAAGTGCCGGCGGCGAGTCCGTCGCTGCGCGTGACGTGTACGGCGAGCAGGTCGCCGCCGGCCGACCGGTCGGCGATGCGGGCCGCCCGCCGGATGAGTGTGTCGCCCTCGGGCCCGCCCGTCAGAGCCACGACCACCCGCTCCCGGGTCTCCCACACGCCACCGATGCCGTGCTCGGATCGGTAGGTCTGCAGTGCCTCGTCGACGCGGTCGGCCACCCACAGCAGAGCGAGTTGGCGCAGGGCTGTCAGATTGCCGGGCCGGAAGTAGTTGGCGAGGGCCGCGTCGACCTTCTCGGGAGCGTAGATGTTGCCGTGCGCCATCCGGCGGCGAAGCCCCTCGGGCGGCATGTCCACCAGCTCGATCTGACGCGCTCTGCGGACGACCTCATCGGGCACCGTTTCCTGCTGCGGGACCTTGGTGATCTTCTCGACGACGTCGTTGAGGGATTCGAGATGCTGAATGTTGAGCGCGCTGATGACATCGATCCCTTCCGCGAGCAACTCCTCGATGTCCTGCCAGCGCTTGGGGTTGCGGCCGCCGCCGGGGACGTTGCTGTGGGCGAATTCGTCGACGATCGCAACCTGAGGGCGGCGGGCGAGGACCGCGGCGAGGTCCATCTCCGTGAACTCGCCGCCGCGATAGGCGCATGAGACTCGATCGACGACTTCCAGGCCGTCGAGCATCGCCTCCGTGCCGGGGCGCCCATGGCATTCCACGAACCCCACCACCACATCAGCCCCGCGCGCCGCCCTGCGCCGGGCCTCGTCGAGAATGCGGTAGGTCTTGCCCACTCCCGGGGCAGCTCCGAGGTAGACCTTCAGACGTCCGGGACGCACGTCACCCACGCCGGTCCGTGCCTCACTCCAGCCGGTCCGTACGTCACTCTTATCGTTCCGTACGTCACTCATCGCAGCCGATGCGCTCCGCTCACTGACGATCAACTCTCCCGGAGGGAAGGGTTACTTCTCTCTACCGAAGCGCTTGTGCGAGGGCATCGGCGCGCCCCTTGACGGATCCTTGGCGCCGTTCACATGGACATTGACACCACATTGACGAGATCTGGTCCGCCAGGGTGAAAGAGGCGCGCCGGGGCCTACGGTCGGCAGAGGGCCACATGATCCCCATCTCAGGGCCAACGGGGACGGCGTACGAAGCGCAGAGACCGCCGGGCTCCACCCGCCGGCCATGTGCCCCTCGCCGGGCTCATCGCGAGCCGGCTCACTCAGCGGTGAGCTCCGTGAGCTGCTCAGCAGCGGTGGTGCTGCCCTTGTCGGCGAGACGTCGCAGCTCGCCCAAGTCGCCGTACTCGGTGGCGAGTTCAATCAACTGATCGGTCGCGGTGACGTTACTGGCATCGGAAAGACGCCGCAGCTCGCCCGCGTCACCATGCTCACCGGCCATTTCAATCAACAGATCGGTCGCGGTGGCATTGCCCCCGTCGGAAAGACGCCGCAGCTCATCCATGTCACCGAGTTCGGCGGCCAGTTCGATGAGTTCGTCGACCGCATCCTTGTCACCCTTGTCGGCTCGCTCCCGCAGGACGGACAGGTCGGAGTCAGTCATGGTGGACTACCTCTCCCTACTCGTGGCCCTGGGCCGACCGGCCCAGGATCTGGCGTGTCCTGACTGGACACCTCTCCGCTATCCGCCCGAGGTGGGCAGCTTGCCCGACGCTCGAAGTTCCTCGCGGCGCGCGTGCCACTCGTCCCGCAGCTCGGGCAGCCGCTCGCCGAGGAACTCGGCCAGCGCGACCATCTCCGCCAGCGGAGCGCGACGCTCCGGCGGAGCGTCGTCCAGCACCGCCAACCCCTCCCGAAACAGAGCCGCATGCTCCTCGTGGAGGGCGGAGTCGAAATTCTGCGGCTGTTGACTGTCCGGGTTCAGACTCACCCGGTCCATCCGCTCACCGGCGACCCTCGTCCGCCGCGCCATCCGGTAGCTCTCGAGCAGCTTGACGGCACCCGTGATGGCACTTCGGCTCGCCAGCAGCCCTTCACCCAGCTCGTCGATCGTCTGCTGCGGCGGATCGCAGACGAACAGATATCCCAGCAGACGCCCCGCCATCGGCGGGAAGCCGTACTGGCGGGCGTAGGAGCGGCCGACATGGTCGGCGAAGATCAGCTGGGCGTCACGGGGCACGTCATCGCCGATAGCAGCTCTGACTGAGATGACACTTATTTGTGTCATCTCGGTTCTGCGGCCTGGGCGCCCCTCAGGTCAGCGGAACTCCGCGTACCGTGGCCGCAGCCCGAGGGCGGTGAGTGCGACCGCCGCGAGAAGCGCCCCAAGGGCCCAGGGCAGCAATCCGCCCACCGCGGATCGGCCCGCCTGTACCGAGGCAGTGAAGTGGTGGCGGTTGATGTCGGTCACTTTGTCGAGCGCGGCCATCCACGCCCCGAAGTGCGCGTTGGACATGTCGGGCTGCCAGCTGATCCCGAACGCGACGGCCTCGCGTTCCTTGCCCTGCGCGACCAGAGCACGGATCTTGCGGTCATCGCGCTGGTAGACGGCGTATGTCTCGACCGCCTTCTCTGCCGCTGCCCGCTCGCCAGGGAAGGTGATGTTGTCGAGTTCGCGCCGGAACTCGCCGGTGAAGCGCAGGTCTTCGTGGTCGGAGCGGTACGCCTGCCAGGTCGTGGCGAGTTCGTCGTCATACGTGGCGAGGGTCGCGCCCCGGACGCCGTACAACTTCTGCGAATTCGCCACGAACGCTCGCTCGTACTGGCCGCGACGCTCCTGATCGAGGAGGTAGCGGCTCTCGTCGGCGTTCGCGTCGTACGCGATCGCGCGGGCGCGGGAGAGCGCGACGACGGAGTCGAACGCGTCCCGGCGGGCGCCCCGCAGTTGCTCGGCCGTCTCGGAGAGCGCCTGAGCGCCGAGGAGGGTGGCGAGCAGGACGCAGATGGTGGCGGCCAGGACGCCGGGGTTGAGGATCCGGTGGAAGCGGCGTGCCAAATACCACTGCAGTACGGCGAGCACCGCAAGGAGCAGTACGTCGAGCGCGATGACAGCGGCGAGTTGCGCGGAAAGCGCCGAACGGGCCTGCGCGTACTGCGTGTTGAAGGCCCGATTATTGGAGGCCACCAGCTTGCGTGATTCCGGCAGGAGTTTGCGCTGGAGCAGATCCGTCGCATCCCGGTAGTCGGCGAGGGCCGACGCCTTGCCGCCGGTGCGCCCGTCGTTCTCGAGAGCGCGCCCCACCAGCTCCTGGTACTCGGCGAAGTGGTCGGTGAGGGATTCGACGGTGTGCTCGTCGGTGCGGTCGCCTTGGGCGGCGACGGCGAGGGTGCGCAGGTCGTGGCTGACGGTGGTGCGGGCGTCGCCGTAGAAGCCGACCGCTTTCCCGTACGGCGTCTTCAGACGCCCCTTGCCCGCGTCGCCGCTGGACAGCAGGATGTTCGCGGCCTGCGCGTCCATGTCGTTGAGGGCGAGGTTGAGGTCGGCGGCACTGGTGGTGCGCGGCGAGTCCCGGTCGGCGACCGCGTCCCAGGTGCCGGAAGCGGCGAGCCCGGCCAGCAGAAGCAGCAGCGCGAGGGCGGCGGTCAGCGAGACCGTGGACACGTGCAGGAGGCGCAGCCGCGCGGGCAGGGTGGCCCAGAAGCGGCGGCGCAGAGCGGCCCACGCGTCCACGGCCTCGCGACGGAGGTGAGGGCCCGGTCGCGACCCCCCTCGTGGCCGCGGACCGGGCCCGCCTCCGGGCGGGGCGACCTGTCCGTGCTGTGGCTCCGCGACAGTCTCGGCCTCGACCTCAGAACTGCGCGTGGTACCGGCCGTGATGGTCACGAGCCCTCCAACGTCACGCCACGGACGGTCGCCCGTGTCCCCCGCGCCGCTCAGTCTGCGACCGGAATCGGCCACGGACGTGGTCCGTTGACGACCCCCTGACGCTTTCTCAGGTGACCTTGACGCGAACTTGATGCCGCCGTTCGAAGGGTCGTAAGGGAGGCGCAAATTCCGTTCCGGACGGCGCACTTCGGGCATCTGGCGGGGCTAGATTTTCCCTCGGCTGCCGGTGAGGCCCGCGGGCGTCAGTGGCATGACGGCTCGCCACCGGAAGCACTCCTCGGATGCTTCCGGTCAGGGCATCTCACGGGCGGCCGAGCACGTGGCGGCGGTCTCGTCGTCCCGTCGCCGACGTCCGTGCGCAGCCTTGCGGTGCCGGGCCCCCGGCGCCGCAA
The DNA window shown above is from Streptomyces sp. NBC_01445 and carries:
- the kdpF gene encoding K(+)-transporting ATPase subunit F, which codes for MTAENIVGLIVAVALLGYLVLALIYPERF
- a CDS encoding DUF4118 domain-containing protein, with the protein product MSSDIGVRGPRPALAATNARGDGMMTGYRLRDRLALLAGLAGPFLVALALVPFRTDLSQTNAALILVVVVVAIAAIGSRAAGALAALSAAAWFDFFLTRPYRTFDINASDDIETAVLLLVVGLIVSQLAAHARRLEVITVTDAGYLARIHETADLAQSAKSSDSVVDHVRHQITELLGLRACRFEYGTLMGQPPRLQPDGSVVVGRKRWDVDSSGWPEGETELRTYGNGHYLGRFMLTPGPGPVPPLQARLVAVTLADQTGAALDTAGPLKDG
- a CDS encoding GbsR/MarR family transcriptional regulator; amino-acid sequence: MPRDAQLIFADHVGRSYARQYGFPPMAGRLLGYLFVCDPPQQTIDELGEGLLASRSAITGAVKLLESYRMARRTRVAGERMDRVSLNPDSQQPQNFDSALHEEHAALFREGLAVLDDAPPERRAPLAEMVALAEFLGERLPELRDEWHARREELRASGKLPTSGG
- a CDS encoding ATP-binding protein yields the protein MGDVRPGRLKVYLGAAPGVGKTYRILDEARRRAARGADVVVGFVECHGRPGTEAMLDGLEVVDRVSCAYRGGEFTEMDLAAVLARRPQVAIVDEFAHSNVPGGGRNPKRWQDIEELLAEGIDVISALNIQHLESLNDVVEKITKVPQQETVPDEVVRRARQIELVDMPPEGLRRRMAHGNIYAPEKVDAALANYFRPGNLTALRQLALLWVADRVDEALQTYRSEHGIGGVWETRERVVVALTGGPEGDTLIRRAARIADRSAGGDLLAVHVTRSDGLAAGTSHASLARQRRLVEDLGGSYHSVVGDDVATALVEFARAENATQLVLGTSRRGRLERFVTGRGTGETVVKFSSDIDVHMVTHERAGRGTLLPSRRRTLSTVRRIAGPVAGLLLPVALTFLLDLDVARDRLNLTSEALLFLLAVVGVACIGGVVSAVIASVTASLLLNYWFIPPRGHFTLNDTNALLALGVFVVVAAIVAAVVDRSLRLSRRSARATAEAETMSSLAGTIVRGGATIPALVERTRETFGMDSAELVDEPPGEDGATVVPAGPGAFLVLRGRPLPSSERRVLAAFAAHVGAAVERARLAEVAAEVEPVKAADRMRTALLRAVGHDLRTPLAAGWAAVSSLRSKDVEFSDADRDELLATADESMAKLNRLIENLLDLSRLQAGALTLNLRPTTLDEVLPAALADTPEVEVGDLDEVPAVLADPPLLERVVANLAGNAARHSPAGRMVLLTASSHAGRVELRVVDRGPGLPPTDRDRLFEPFQRLGDTDNATGLGLGLALSRGLAEAMDGTLVPEDTPGGGLTMVLSLPFAERAEHPSGTQQQSVGGALDISPS
- a CDS encoding NAD-binding protein yields the protein MTSTLHLRTELGHRSQHMVICGDDGLAHRLAVELDAVCGEAVTVVLPSRRDAHGAEIAALHRDPHSPIELLVAAHPDEKILRAAGVQRAAALALTYADDQINMTAALLARGLNPSIRLVIRMFNRERGRHLERLLDRAAAEVMGGGDDDPRPDMSTTVLSDADTAVPELVAAAAVGHGHTLQVEGKVFRGVVRPAGSPPRSTDLATLAVLSGAHQDDPASDDSPETPGEDGTQLLPDTRTAYHRQFTHGRLMLEEVTHHHASEPAAGERGGPVGGWLRARLAHLPWRVFLSREVIAVFGVLAAIVVALAVATALFGHEHPWWKNVYLPLLDIFTMGDPATDEAVARRVLQLVAGFVGLAVLPLVVAATMNATEAFRSASVGLAPSDDLTDHIVVVGLGKIGTRVLAQLRTTDHRVVAVERNPHARGVALARELDVPLVLEDAGTPGVLDRARIRHSRSLLVLTRDDGENLDIVMAARETTPGVRVVMRLYDDDFAATVQRTLRASYPQAPTRSRSVSALAAPSFAAAMMGRHVLGVMPVERGSLLFTVVDVAGHPELEGRSVHEAFREHEWRVLAVGSAADRPAQSSMDTLAGIRFRQPGFDWRPSQGKVLRAGDRVVLATTRRGLDILMTGVQPHPADRRV
- the kdpA gene encoding potassium-transporting ATPase subunit KdpA; this encodes MSPVLAGVLQLLALIVALGLAYRPLGDYMARVYSSDKHLRVEKWIYKGIGANPNTEMRWMAYLRGVLAFSAMSVLFLYLLQRFQGSLPGSLGFSAIDPDQAFNTAASFVSNTNWQSYYGEQAMGHVVQTAGLAVQNFVSASVGIAVAVALVRGFARSRTGELGNFWSDLVRGTVRILIPISVVGAIVLVGCGAIQNFSGIHAVGQFMGGSQQWNGGAVASQEAIKELGTNGGGYFNANSAHPFENPNGFTNLFEIFLILLIPFALTRTFGRMVGSLKQGYAILATMVTIWIGFTALMMWTEFHHGAPAFDIAGGAMEGKENRFGVGGSSIFAVATTLTSTGAVDSFHSSFTGFGGGITMLGMQLGEIAPGGTGSGLYGMLIMAIIAVFIAGLMVGRTPEYLGKKIGTREIKFAACYILITPALVLVFTAISMALPTPPNSMLNSGAHGFSEILYAFTSGANNNGSAFAGLSADTQWFNTTIGLAMLLGRFLPMVFVLALAGSLAEQRPVPATAGTLRTEKPLFTGLLVGTIIIITGLTYFPALALGPLAEGLAS